The Prevotella melaninogenica ATCC 25845 genome includes a window with the following:
- a CDS encoding BlaI/MecI/CopY family transcriptional regulator yields the protein MEKLTKQEEEIMLQVWSLKTCTIKDVLQKLEDPKPPYTTVASIMNNLKRKGYVNAQQHGLTYHFVPRIEQTKYKSDFMKGFVDKYFKSSFREMVSFFAKEDNISPEELKDIINEIEKGKEE from the coding sequence ATGGAGAAACTAACTAAACAAGAAGAAGAAATAATGTTGCAGGTATGGAGTTTAAAAACTTGCACTATCAAAGATGTACTGCAAAAGTTGGAAGATCCTAAACCTCCTTATACTACAGTGGCTTCAATCATGAACAATCTGAAGCGCAAGGGCTATGTAAACGCTCAGCAGCATGGATTGACTTATCACTTTGTTCCGAGGATAGAACAGACGAAGTATAAGTCAGACTTCATGAAAGGCTTTGTTGATAAGTACTTTAAGAGTTCCTTCCGTGAAATGGTTTCTTTTTTTGCAAAGGAGGATAACATCTCGCCAGAAGAACTGAAAGATATTATAAATGAGATTGAAAAGGGGAAAGAGGAGTAG
- a CDS encoding histidine-type phosphatase has translation MRKLNSLLLLLILTIICPALAQAQLQRSEAFKGKYKLKEVVILSRHNIRSPLSTNGSALSKMTPHEWTNWSSAASELTLRGGVLETEMGQFFRKWTIETGLFKDNYVPTIDEVNVYANSMQRCIATAQYFSGGFMPVANLRVNHRYVPSKMDPIFFPRLTKSTEAFRTEAMKQINAMGGKEGLVGINKSLKESYDLIAKVLDIKQSEYYKKGEIKDFVNNDTQITLELNQEPGMKGSLKNANSASDAFILQYYEEPDGMKAAFGHKLTTEDWTKIAKVKDVYGDVLFTAPIVAVNVAHPLLQYMYDELNDKDRKFTFLCGHDSNIASVDAALGVEDYSLPNSIEKKTPIGSKLVLEKWVDAAGKAYIAVNLVYQSTDQLKQMSLLDLQHAPQVFSLKLKGLNQNTDGLYTFEDVNARFLQAIRAYDDIK, from the coding sequence ATGAGAAAACTTAATTCACTCTTACTCCTTTTAATACTGACAATCATTTGTCCAGCATTAGCACAGGCACAGCTTCAGCGTTCTGAGGCGTTCAAAGGAAAATACAAACTAAAGGAAGTTGTTATTCTCTCTCGTCATAACATCCGCTCACCACTATCAACCAATGGTTCTGCACTGAGCAAGATGACTCCACACGAGTGGACAAATTGGTCATCTGCAGCCAGCGAACTGACACTCAGAGGTGGTGTACTTGAAACCGAGATGGGACAGTTCTTCCGCAAATGGACTATCGAAACGGGATTGTTTAAGGATAACTATGTTCCAACAATTGACGAAGTAAATGTCTATGCCAACTCTATGCAGCGTTGTATCGCTACTGCACAATACTTCTCTGGTGGCTTCATGCCAGTGGCTAACCTACGTGTGAACCACCGCTATGTACCATCTAAGATGGACCCAATCTTCTTCCCTCGTCTTACAAAGAGTACTGAGGCTTTCCGCACTGAGGCTATGAAGCAAATCAATGCTATGGGTGGTAAGGAAGGGCTTGTTGGTATCAACAAAAGTCTAAAGGAGAGCTACGACCTCATTGCTAAGGTCTTAGACATAAAGCAAAGTGAGTATTATAAGAAAGGAGAAATAAAAGACTTCGTTAATAACGATACACAAATTACGCTTGAACTCAACCAAGAGCCAGGAATGAAGGGTTCGTTGAAGAATGCTAACTCTGCTTCTGACGCCTTTATCCTCCAGTATTATGAGGAGCCAGATGGCATGAAAGCTGCCTTTGGTCATAAACTCACAACTGAGGATTGGACTAAGATTGCTAAGGTAAAAGACGTGTATGGCGACGTACTTTTCACTGCTCCGATCGTTGCTGTTAACGTGGCTCACCCACTTTTGCAGTATATGTATGACGAACTGAACGACAAAGATCGTAAGTTTACATTCCTCTGTGGTCATGACTCAAACATTGCAAGTGTTGATGCTGCCCTTGGTGTTGAGGACTATTCACTTCCTAACTCTATCGAGAAGAAGACTCCTATCGGTTCAAAACTTGTCTTAGAGAAGTGGGTCGACGCTGCTGGTAAAGCTTATATAGCCGTAAACCTTGTTTATCAGAGTACAGACCAACTTAAGCAGATGTCCCTACTCGACCTGCAGCATGCTCCACAAGTATTCTCCTTAAAGTTGAAGGGTCTCAATCAGAATACTGACGGTCTTTATACTTTCGAGGATGTCAATGCACGTTTCCTTCAGGCTATTCGCGCATACGATGATATTAAGTAA
- a CDS encoding OprO/OprP family phosphate-selective porin, translating to MKRIILITTCALMTCASAFAQEEAEPKLVVKPTGRILMDAGVMHSTDETLDNQLNDGVAIPDVRMGVSATYGKWKAKVDVGYARQSLSLKDISLDYNFNKENLIRMGYFVHQFGLQSGTSSSFKVSMEEPLANQAFFNSRLIGAMYVHAGEKFHATASVFAENDAMKMTTDKLGNEAWGAMTRLVWRPLTERGKIFHIGISGAYESPRYNKTAALSHKSYTLRAPFPTRIASVAAQEATISDAKALWKFSPEMNFAIGNFGFEAQYFYVGIKRDNAMPNYNAWGAYSNVRYLLKGQGYTYTKADAGIATPDPGSLELVAAYNYSTLTDKDANIFGGKVNDWSLTFNYYLNKYMIWRVRGSITRATDNAAFNNNTFSILETRLQIKF from the coding sequence ATGAAAAGAATTATCCTTATTACTACCTGTGCATTGATGACTTGTGCAAGTGCCTTTGCTCAGGAAGAAGCAGAACCAAAGTTGGTCGTAAAACCAACAGGTCGTATCCTTATGGATGCAGGTGTTATGCACTCAACAGATGAGACACTTGATAACCAGCTCAATGATGGTGTTGCTATTCCAGACGTACGTATGGGCGTAAGTGCCACATATGGTAAGTGGAAAGCAAAGGTTGACGTTGGTTATGCACGTCAAAGTCTTTCATTAAAAGACATTAGTCTCGATTATAATTTCAACAAAGAGAACTTGATTCGTATGGGTTACTTCGTACACCAGTTTGGTTTACAGAGTGGTACATCATCAAGTTTCAAGGTTTCAATGGAAGAGCCATTGGCTAACCAGGCATTCTTCAACAGCCGTCTGATTGGTGCGATGTATGTTCATGCTGGCGAGAAGTTCCATGCTACTGCATCAGTATTTGCTGAGAATGACGCGATGAAGATGACAACCGACAAGCTCGGCAACGAGGCATGGGGTGCAATGACACGATTGGTATGGCGCCCATTGACTGAGCGTGGTAAGATTTTCCACATCGGTATCAGTGGTGCATATGAGTCTCCACGTTACAACAAGACAGCTGCTCTCAGCCATAAGTCTTACACCTTGAGAGCTCCTTTCCCAACACGTATAGCAAGTGTTGCAGCACAGGAGGCTACAATCTCAGACGCTAAAGCACTGTGGAAGTTCTCTCCAGAAATGAACTTTGCTATTGGCAACTTCGGTTTCGAGGCACAATACTTCTACGTAGGCATCAAGCGCGACAATGCTATGCCAAACTATAACGCATGGGGTGCATATAGCAATGTACGCTACCTCCTCAAGGGTCAGGGCTATACTTATACCAAGGCTGATGCGGGTATTGCTACTCCAGACCCAGGTTCTTTGGAGCTTGTTGCAGCTTACAACTACTCTACCTTGACTGATAAGGATGCCAATATCTTTGGTGGTAAGGTAAACGATTGGTCATTGACCTTCAACTACTACCTTAATAAGTATATGATTTGGCGTGTTCGTGGTTCTATCACTCGCGCAACAGATAACGCTGCATTCAACAACAACACATTCTCTATCCTTGAGACACGTTTGCAAATTAAATTCTAA
- a CDS encoding DUF417 family protein, which produces MNKVKLLLDFVLNTAASLKGTGIHLIRIAIFIIFVWIGGLKFWNYEAEGIVPFVANSPFMSFFYTKQAPEYKDYKLKEGEFDKVKHDWHEANNTYTFSHGLGIAIMSFGILTLLGIWFPKVGFVGSGLVIIMTFGTLSFLVTTPEVWVPDLGSGEHGFPLLTGAGRLVIKDVCILAGAVVVLADCAQRILKNNKR; this is translated from the coding sequence ATGAATAAAGTAAAATTATTATTAGATTTCGTTCTTAATACCGCGGCATCGCTGAAGGGTACAGGTATTCATTTGATACGTATAGCCATCTTTATCATCTTCGTATGGATTGGTGGTTTGAAGTTCTGGAACTATGAGGCAGAGGGTATTGTACCTTTCGTTGCTAACAGTCCGTTTATGAGCTTCTTCTATACAAAGCAAGCACCTGAATATAAGGATTATAAACTCAAAGAGGGTGAGTTTGATAAGGTTAAGCATGACTGGCATGAGGCAAACAACACTTATACATTCTCACACGGCTTGGGTATTGCAATCATGTCATTTGGTATCTTGACATTATTGGGTATATGGTTCCCAAAGGTTGGTTTTGTAGGCTCTGGATTGGTCATTATCATGACATTCGGAACACTATCCTTCCTTGTCACGACACCTGAAGTTTGGGTTCCAGACTTAGGTAGTGGTGAACATGGATTCCCGCTACTAACTGGTGCAGGTCGACTTGTCATCAAGGACGTATGTATTTTAGCAGGTGCCGTAGTTGTATTAGCAGACTGTGCACAGCGAATCTTGAAGAATAATAAGAGGTAA
- a CDS encoding GH92 family glycosyl hydrolase gives MKRSLFLVFLLLTFIAHLYAITVNNPVDYVSTLVGSASKPELSTGNTYPAIALPWGMNFWTPQTGKMGDGWTYTYGADKIRGIKQTHQPSPWINDYGQFSVMPVVGKKLFDEEGRASWFSHKAETATPYYYKVYLADHDVTVEVSPTSRAAVMRITYPQTKEAYFVVDAFDKGSSVTIMPDKRTIVGYTTKNSGGVPANFKNYFVLRFDHNFSFVGSIEDGKLSEGKTSATSNHAMAVVGFHTKRGEQVNIQVASSFISDEQALRNLKEVEGKTFDEVKSEGRKEWNNILGRIEVEDDNIDHLRTFYSCLYRSVLFPRSFYEFDEQGNPIHYSPYNGKVLPGYLFTDTGFWDTFRSLFPLLNLVYPSMNEKMQAGLVNAYKESGFLPEWASPGHRDCMVGNNSASVVADAYIKGLRGYDIETLWEAVVHGANAVHPTVSSTGRKGFDYYNRLGYVPYNVGINESVARTLEYAYDDWCIYQLGLKLGKSAKELKPFKLRAMNYQKVFDKETGLMRGRNEDGSFQSPFNPFKWGDAFTEGNSWHYTWSVFHDPAGLAKLMGGYDKFNAMLDSVFQLPPIFDDSYYGFTIHEIREMQIMNMGNYAHGNQPIQHMIYLYDYSRQPWKAQYWVREVMDRLYTAQPDGYCGDEDNGQTSAWYVFSALGFYPVCPGSTQYMIGTPYFRKVKIQLENGKTVTIRAEKNNKDYRFIQHITMNEQPYPHYYLEHEQLLSGPIIDFTMGNKPAK, from the coding sequence ATGAAAAGAAGCCTTTTTCTTGTTTTCTTATTGCTGACATTTATAGCTCATCTATATGCTATCACAGTAAACAACCCTGTTGATTACGTAAGTACTTTAGTGGGTTCAGCCTCAAAACCAGAACTTTCAACGGGTAACACCTACCCCGCTATAGCCCTACCATGGGGCATGAACTTTTGGACTCCACAGACAGGAAAGATGGGAGATGGCTGGACTTACACCTACGGAGCCGATAAGATTCGCGGAATCAAGCAAACACATCAACCAAGTCCATGGATTAACGACTACGGACAGTTCTCTGTCATGCCCGTCGTAGGTAAGAAACTCTTTGACGAGGAAGGACGTGCCAGCTGGTTTTCACACAAAGCTGAGACTGCTACTCCTTATTACTATAAGGTTTATTTAGCTGACCACGACGTCACAGTAGAGGTGAGTCCTACCAGTCGTGCTGCTGTAATGCGTATCACCTATCCACAAACAAAAGAAGCTTATTTTGTTGTAGACGCCTTTGACAAGGGTTCTTCCGTAACCATTATGCCTGACAAACGTACTATCGTGGGCTATACAACCAAGAATAGCGGTGGTGTACCAGCAAACTTCAAGAACTATTTTGTGCTGCGCTTCGACCATAATTTCTCTTTCGTTGGCAGTATCGAAGATGGGAAACTATCAGAGGGCAAGACTTCTGCAACCAGCAATCATGCCATGGCTGTTGTCGGATTCCACACCAAACGAGGCGAACAAGTTAATATACAGGTAGCCTCATCGTTTATTAGTGACGAACAGGCATTGCGCAATCTCAAGGAAGTGGAGGGCAAGACATTCGACGAGGTGAAGTCAGAAGGTAGAAAAGAATGGAACAATATCTTAGGACGTATAGAAGTGGAGGACGATAATATCGACCATCTTCGCACTTTCTATAGTTGCCTCTATCGCTCCGTACTTTTCCCACGTTCGTTCTATGAGTTTGATGAACAGGGTAATCCTATCCATTATAGTCCTTATAATGGCAAAGTACTACCAGGCTATCTCTTTACTGACACAGGTTTCTGGGACACCTTCCGTTCGCTCTTTCCATTGCTCAACCTTGTCTATCCATCAATGAATGAGAAGATGCAAGCAGGCTTAGTCAATGCCTATAAGGAGAGTGGATTCCTTCCAGAGTGGGCAAGTCCGGGGCATCGTGATTGTATGGTGGGCAACAACTCGGCTTCGGTCGTTGCTGATGCTTACATCAAGGGATTGCGTGGCTACGATATAGAAACACTTTGGGAAGCTGTTGTGCATGGTGCTAATGCTGTTCACCCAACCGTTAGCTCTACTGGACGTAAAGGCTTTGACTATTATAATCGCTTAGGTTACGTACCCTATAACGTGGGAATCAACGAGAGTGTTGCCCGTACCTTAGAGTATGCCTACGATGACTGGTGTATCTATCAGTTAGGATTAAAACTCGGAAAGAGTGCTAAAGAGCTCAAACCTTTCAAACTCCGAGCAATGAACTATCAGAAGGTTTTCGACAAGGAAACGGGTCTGATGCGTGGACGTAATGAGGATGGTAGCTTCCAATCGCCATTTAATCCTTTCAAATGGGGTGATGCCTTCACGGAAGGAAACAGCTGGCATTACACGTGGAGTGTATTCCATGACCCTGCTGGGCTGGCAAAGCTGATGGGAGGATACGATAAGTTTAATGCAATGTTAGACAGTGTATTCCAACTTCCTCCTATCTTTGACGATAGCTATTACGGCTTTACAATTCACGAAATACGTGAAATGCAAATCATGAACATGGGTAATTACGCACATGGTAACCAACCTATCCAGCACATGATTTACCTCTATGACTACAGCAGACAGCCTTGGAAGGCACAGTATTGGGTGCGTGAGGTGATGGACCGACTCTATACCGCGCAGCCTGATGGCTATTGTGGCGACGAAGATAATGGTCAGACATCAGCTTGGTATGTCTTCTCTGCTCTCGGCTTCTACCCTGTTTGTCCTGGCAGTACACAATATATGATTGGTACCCCCTACTTTCGTAAAGTCAAGATACAGTTGGAGAATGGTAAGACTGTCACAATTCGGGCTGAAAAGAATAACAAAGACTATCGCTTCATTCAGCATATTACAATGAATGAGCAGCCTTATCCACATTATTATCTTGAGCATGAACAGCTGTTATCAGGTCCTATAATCGACTTCACAATGGGCAATAAACCTGCGAAATAG
- a CDS encoding acid phosphatase: protein MTKKTLVVGLLAMFSVTTFAQTAAKKIKDVRTQPDLYYLQDGQQASSLELLPAPPQPGSIQFLYDEAQYQWGKMQRNTPRGDQAAADARVGGDGVPNAFSEAFGIKISKETTPEIYKLVLNMREDAGDLATRSAKDHYMRVRPFAFYNEMTCNPEQQQELSTNGSYPSGHTAIGWATALVLSEINVDRQNEILERGYQMGQSRVICGYHWQSDVDAARIISAAVVARLHAEPAFQEQLAKAKKEFAKLKKEGKIAKSTFKTAN from the coding sequence ATGACAAAGAAGACCTTAGTTGTTGGTTTGCTGGCAATGTTCTCAGTAACCACTTTCGCACAGACAGCGGCAAAGAAGATTAAAGACGTCCGTACACAACCAGACCTCTATTATCTTCAGGATGGACAGCAAGCAAGCTCACTCGAACTTCTTCCAGCACCTCCACAGCCAGGTAGTATTCAGTTTCTTTATGACGAAGCGCAGTACCAATGGGGTAAGATGCAGCGCAATACTCCTCGTGGTGATCAGGCAGCAGCTGATGCACGTGTAGGTGGTGACGGTGTTCCAAACGCTTTCTCTGAGGCTTTCGGTATTAAGATTAGCAAGGAGACAACTCCAGAGATTTATAAACTTGTTTTGAATATGCGTGAAGATGCAGGTGATTTGGCTACACGTAGCGCTAAGGATCACTACATGCGTGTTCGCCCATTTGCTTTCTATAACGAGATGACTTGTAACCCAGAGCAGCAGCAAGAGCTGTCAACTAATGGTTCTTATCCATCAGGTCACACTGCAATCGGCTGGGCTACCGCTCTTGTTCTGTCAGAGATTAACGTTGATCGTCAGAATGAAATCCTTGAGCGTGGCTATCAAATGGGACAGAGCCGTGTAATCTGTGGTTACCACTGGCAGAGCGATGTAGATGCTGCCCGTATCATTAGTGCAGCCGTTGTAGCACGTCTTCATGCAGAACCAGCGTTCCAGGAGCAGTTGGCAAAGGCAAAGAAAGAGTTTGCTAAGCTAAAGAAGGAAGGCAAGATTGCTAAGAGTACATTTAAGACAGCAAACTAA
- a CDS encoding PepSY-associated TM helix domain-containing protein, which yields MKRKTWVKNHKWIGIIITFFLVMFCLSGIVLNHRQLFSDINVSRGILPGQYKFNQWNNGLLRGTLRYKDNKNKDKVFIYGAAGVIQTDTTASHFTEYNQGLPAGADYRQMRGMAKTPQNDLFAVSVMDLYKLGKNASWQKIDLPKEEDDELLTDITTHGDTLIVLSRSHLYYATAPYKKFTCLTLQAGEGNEGKVSLFRQIWLLHSGALFGIVGKLIVDGIGVVLIILCVTGIWYWIRRKTVSMVVWHTKIGHYTFVLTLFIAITGWALRPPLMILLATNNTKPLPGTTLDNDNPWNDKLRMIRYDEQAHDWLISTSEGFYSLKNLSSKPTPITTAPPVSVMGQNVWQHADNKSWIVGSFDGLFYWDRKNNVVLYYNDAMVSTPRIPGTAPDEQTISGYSSDFTNKECIATYFQGSSFAKQPEELKDKPMSLWSLSLEVHTGRIYAGALGSFLFIFVIGILIIFTLVSGKKA from the coding sequence ATGAAACGTAAGACATGGGTTAAAAACCATAAGTGGATTGGCATCATCATAACATTCTTCTTAGTAATGTTCTGCCTTTCAGGTATTGTCCTCAATCATCGTCAACTCTTTTCTGATATTAATGTAAGCCGTGGAATATTGCCTGGTCAGTATAAATTCAACCAATGGAACAACGGATTACTACGTGGAACATTACGCTACAAAGATAATAAAAACAAAGATAAAGTGTTCATATATGGCGCAGCGGGTGTCATTCAAACTGATACAACTGCTTCTCACTTCACCGAATATAACCAAGGTCTACCTGCTGGTGCTGACTATCGACAGATGCGAGGAATGGCTAAAACCCCACAAAATGACCTGTTTGCGGTTAGCGTCATGGACTTATATAAACTGGGGAAGAACGCATCTTGGCAAAAAATTGATTTACCAAAGGAAGAGGATGACGAACTATTGACAGACATCACCACCCATGGTGACACGCTCATCGTTCTTTCTCGTTCTCATCTCTACTATGCTACAGCCCCTTATAAGAAATTTACTTGTCTCACACTACAAGCTGGTGAGGGGAATGAGGGGAAGGTATCACTGTTCCGTCAAATATGGTTATTGCATAGCGGTGCACTGTTTGGAATCGTAGGAAAGCTCATTGTAGACGGAATTGGAGTCGTCTTAATTATCCTTTGTGTGACAGGTATATGGTATTGGATTCGTCGTAAAACAGTATCAATGGTCGTTTGGCATACAAAGATTGGGCATTACACATTCGTCTTGACGCTATTTATCGCAATAACGGGATGGGCATTACGTCCTCCACTGATGATTCTCCTCGCCACAAACAATACGAAACCATTGCCTGGCACGACTTTAGACAATGATAATCCTTGGAATGATAAACTAAGAATGATTCGATATGATGAGCAAGCTCACGACTGGCTCATCTCGACTTCGGAAGGTTTCTACTCTCTTAAGAATCTCTCTTCCAAGCCAACACCTATCACCACAGCACCCCCAGTGAGTGTTATGGGTCAAAATGTTTGGCAACATGCAGACAACAAATCATGGATAGTAGGCTCCTTCGATGGTCTATTCTACTGGGATCGTAAGAATAACGTCGTACTTTACTACAATGATGCTATGGTCTCTACTCCCCGCATACCGGGCACTGCACCAGACGAACAGACAATCTCTGGCTATAGTTCTGATTTCACAAACAAGGAATGTATAGCCACCTATTTCCAAGGTTCATCCTTCGCAAAACAGCCAGAAGAATTGAAAGATAAGCCCATGTCGCTTTGGAGTCTTTCCTTAGAGGTACACACAGGTAGAATCTATGCCGGTGCATTAGGCTCCTTCCTCTTCATTTTCGTCATCGGCATCCTCATCATCTTCACCCTTGTGTCTGGTAAAAAGGCGTAG